Within the Hevea brasiliensis isolate MT/VB/25A 57/8 chromosome 2, ASM3005281v1, whole genome shotgun sequence genome, the region ATAGCATCAAACAGATAGAAGAGAAACCTTTTTAATAAATGTCACAATTTCTTGAAGCATTTTCCATGCTTTTTCAGGGCTTCTTCCATGTCTCCAAATGCAAGACTGTCCAGAATATCTTCACTTGAGAACATGTTAAGCATATCATCTAATTCACTTGTTGCAATGGCTTCACAACTTTCAGAAGCAGAAGAACGGGAACGTGCATTCACCAACCGTGGACGTTGGAATCAGCTACGTTCAATGGGAGATGCGAAGAACTTGCTTCAGTATATGTTCAATTCTCTGGCAGATGCAAGGTGCCTTCTCAACAATGTTGTTctgaattatataatctttattaTGTTCTGGAATTTCATTCAGTTGTCTTTCCAGTTTCTGAATGCATCTTGAATGTTGTATCAGTCAGAACTTGCTCAATGTGGCAGAAATATTCAGAAAGTAACTGTAGTCTTTGGTGTACAGTGCAAAATAGAAAAAGTTTACAATGTAAATGCCTGAATGAAGACTAAGAAGATAGTAAGATGAAAACTGCTCATTCAtccaaatattataaataaaccaCTCTGATATTACTAATCATATTTTTGCATTAAGGGGCAGGGTTTGAATGCCTCTTTCCACTTGCTATATTGCTGCATCCCTAAAACTGCTGTgcttgaaattgtatgaaatttctttgGACCATTACCAGGGAGCGATTTTGCTCACATATTAGAGGAGCTGCAGTTTTGTAGCTGAAACAAGTCCCACTTTTCTTGTTTTCTTTTTCACTATGCCTTCATCCCTGCCCTGCAGCCACCTTCAACACAATCCCCCCCCTTCACTCTAAACCTTCTCTCTTTTAAGGTATCTCCCTGACCTTAATCCTTTACCGTTGGAAATCAATAATTCTAAGCTTTCCACAAAGGTTAAACAAATAAAGACGCTGGTTAAATTATGTCTTTGATTATTTGTGCCAAGTATACAGGAAGGACAAATCTGTGGATTTGCATGCAAAAAAGCGATTCCCTTTAACTCCTTACAAGATCACTGAATTGTATTATATATAGAAGAGTTTGATTTGTACAATGATTATTAACGTAGAATACATAATCCTACAAGAGTTAAATCTGCATAATGCAGTCTATATGAACATAATCTCTATTACTTTGAACTATGTTGGTTTGTACAAATTGTTCACCTTCTCAACTGATTTGCACTTTATGAACAGGTGTCATACATGGGAAAAGGAAATGGAAATCAAGGAAATGAAGGAACAATTTAAAGAACTTGTAGGTCTCTTGAGACAAAGTGAGGTGCAAAGAAAGGAATTGGAGGAGGAGTTAAAATTGAGAGAGCAAGCTGTTTCAATTGCTTTGGCTACATCAGCTACGGTAAGACATGTCAGTTTGTTCAAACACTTTCTCATCCAACATAACTTCCAGATATTACATTGAATCTCTTAGAACCATTGGAGGGCAAGCAGACAATGAAAATTGGATTGAGGATGCTCCAAAATCTGTACTTAACATCCTAAGATGGTTAAAGTCCTAGTAAAGGATCTTAAGGCAACTTCTTTGCAACTCTTTGAGCTTTAGAATTTATCCTTGGTAATGAATTGCACAAGTATGTGTTGAACCTATATAGAATAGGACAAAATTTTTAGTGAAAGACATTCTATAAATTTCTTCTTAGTCTTTCTATTTTGTGAGTGCACTCTTAAGCTTGATTTGAATGATAGAGATTGCTAGGACATGGAGTTCTCTCATCAAATGCGTTCTTACAAAGGATTACTTGCATTATTTTGAAACTGAAAACCTTAAACAATAATCCCTTCTTTTGGTCTAAAAAATTTGTCCTAGGAAAGAATAGCTGATGTTGCATTCTTCATCCTTTCAAGGAAATGGAATCTCTATTTGCAAGTATGAAATAATATGGAGCCTTTTGATGTTCCTTAACTAGTTTATCTAGCTATCTTGAATCCTTTCTTGATTTGCTCAGCATTGATTATCTTCAATGATATTGAAAAGACAATCATTTATCAATTCTGCAGGCTTGCAATGAACAGGGGAACTCCCACGATTCACTGAAACATCTTGCTGATGATCTGAGCGGTCCCTTGTCTCCAATGTCTGTACCAGCACAGAAACAGCTAAAATATACACCTGGTATTGCTAATGGTCCAGTCGGAGagtcagcagcatttatggatcaGACTAGAAAGGTTAGATTCCTTCTTCTTTCACTTTAGGATTCAGGCCACCTTGTTACTTGGCTAAGATAGTAATAGGATGTGTTGTTAGCGCAGATGGTACCACTTGGGCTGTTGTCAATGAGAAAATTAGCAATTGTGGGACAAGGTGGGAAGCTATGGAGGTGGAAAAGAAGTCATCACCAGTGGCTTTTGCAATTCAAATGGAAGTGGCAGAAGCCATGGAGACTGTCAGAATTGATCAGGCACAGTGATGAAACCATCATAAGGGCAAAGCATCGTTCACATGCTCTGCCACATGTAGTCTGATGTTTTGTGCTTACCAGATTATTCTTGCCCAATACTCAACTTTGACCTTTAAGTATGATCCCAACCATGCCACAGAGTGCGCCTACAACAAATGGAGGTAAACTTCTGTGCAAGGTTATCTTCgcactcttttcttttcttctacttCCCTTTTTCTCCTCTCTTTCATAATAGTTTGTGTCTGTTGCAATCACTAGATCAGGACTGTAAAATGTATCTAGACAATCACCGAGGAAATAGGCTTTCTTCATTGGGTTAGCCAGATTTAACACAAATTGCCCACATAGAATTGGGAAACTGCAGCTGAATAAATTGACTTCCAGCCCTGGTGGTCAAATTGACTTACTAGAAAAATGGCTAGCAAGGCTCAGTCTTACATATCAATTTAACTTTCTTAACATCCAATGATCCTTGACACATCATTTCAGGGATTATGCCTTTCCACTGTGTGCTGTGCTGGAAGTGACTGTTGTGGAGCTCTGCTTATAGCTGTCTTGGATGAGCTGATTTTGAAAAAGTTAGGTTTGAAATCTTAGAATTTTTTGCTGTGATCTGTACATTCGAGGAGCTTCTTGTAAAGGAGTGTTGATGGTGCCAATGATTCACCCAAATATTACAAGAAGATATCCAGAAGCCTGAGATGGTGTTAGCAGTGATACAATGTTAACGAATATCTTGCTCTAGGTTCATGATGCTTTGGTATATAATATATGCTCTGTCAATAACGACACTTTGGGGGAAGAAAACCATCCTATCAAATGTATAAACAAGGTCCattattttttcctttcttttcttttcttttctttttcccaaTTGTAAGTTTCCTGGCTAATTTGTTCCAATGTTTTATTATGTGTGGACACAATATTGATTATACTGAAAGGATTGAATACTAGCATTTTTCTGTCtgtttaaaaagaaaaagaacctTGTAGATGATTTACATTTTCTCTGATAGCAGTGATTGTACGTCAAAATACGTGGTTTTTGTTCACCCTGTATTTTTATTCTACGAAATTACACTACCATAGAGTTATCATTTGAAGAGAGTTGCATTTACTAATTCCGCGGATATTTAGTGTGTAGCCAGAAGTGCACTACAATTATATGGAATATATGATAGCGGCCGGTAACATTAAGGCAACATTAGTTCTTTCAGAGTTGCACATAATGCATAGCCTAACTTGGTATATAAGTTAAAGGCATATTACTCAGAGTCATGTTTAGGTACCACTCTCAATCCCTACTTAAAAAAAAATGCAGAGAACAGTGACTTGGAGGGAAATTTTTCTACAAGGCACCAAAAAGTTAAAAAAAGCTTAACGCAGAAATATTACGAGAAGTTGAAAACTTGTCTTGTTATCACCAAAGACGATTGTCTTTCCTTCTGGCCCTGTGTTTTTTTGTGCCATCAACCTCTACTTTCAAGGAAAGCATACTAAGGAACATCATTAGCAAAGAGAACAAACACAAGACACACAACAAGGTTACTTATATTCTGCATGTTTTCTATTTCAACAGTAAGAAAATGCCTACCGGGGTTTGAAAACTCCCATGCCATTTTCCAACGTTGTCCATGGGCATCATCTCCTTAAAATATGGTTCAAAAGAGGGAGAGATTTTTGGATTGAAGCTacttccattttaaatttatttccaaCGCGTACTAAAAACaagaatattattattattattattactattattattattatttttggggGGAGGGGGGGTGGGGGTTTTGGGTGGGTCAGTGGGATGAATACCATCAGAAAAGAACTACCATCAACATGAATACAAGATTACATACAAATAGTGATCTGACCCATGTAATTATCTTATGACTTAGATTCTTCTATATTAAAACACTATAACAAGGATACATTGTAGAACTATTGTAACAAGGAAGCGgattttttctttttccatcaACCCAATTTTGACCTATGAGGGGCCCGTGCACCCTTCTTCAAGCAGTTGAAGTTTTGACTGATGATAATGATCACATCTGGCACattggatgatgaaaataccctTTCATCAAGGGCATTGTGTAGTCAAATGTAGTAGGGCAACAGTAAGCAAATCAAGCATTTCAAGGAGCACTACAGATATTCAATTCTATATTCCTGCACATCAGAGTTGGCAACACCAGTAGGCATAGTGCTCGTCTCTGCGATGGTTACTAACAAGACCTCCACACTGCAAACAGATGAAGTTGCTTCCATCTGAGAACGCATCCAACACAATTTGCATCCTACCAGTGTCCGCAAGTATAGAGTTTGCATGAACATCTAACGATGGGCCACCTACATTAAGTGGTAATGGTTCAACTTCAGAAGGCTGCACTTCAGCAATTGCACACTCAGCAAACACAGCAGCAAGTTGATCAATGGCGGTGTTCTCTTGCAGCCTGTTTCTATACAGTTCACGAGCATGATTCAGGGACTGAAACACAGCCTCATCTCCACCTTTGGTACGTATTGCCACAACAACCTGTTCCAATCTTCCAATCATTACATTTAAAATATGTTCAGAGACCTTTGAACTTTGTGTACTATGCACTTTCATTACAAATATTCTCATGAAAACATCAGTGAAAATTCTGTAGCATGTGACATGAACAAACAATCTTATGAAAATATGGAGTCAGCAAATTATTAAGAATACCCCAAGTGACGTAAACATGCACTcaccaaaaataataataataactacgcAAAAGAAAACCATCATCTTTCCTATAGTCATAATGCTATCATCCCAATGGTTTTGGAAAGAGAGAACAAAAAGGAAAATTATTTAAATGCTTTCCAAGTTATTAATCATTTTGCTATCCTATTCCTCGTTGTTCCAAAAGAAAGCTGTTCATTTACTATGATTTTAAGATAGATAAATAGTGCCACCCCAAATTTCAAAGAAATCAGATATGAAAAAGACCTAAAAGGGGAAACCATAACCCCTTATGACCAAGGGACTCACCATTGCCCATGGTTATGCCACACTAAGGCCTTGCTTTTCTCCTGTTCTAAGAGATTCCAATAAAGGCATTGGCAGAATTTATTTCGTATTATAAGATGATTGATAATGAAATCGAGCCTTCTTTAAAGAAGCTTACTAGTACCGCAACAAATATACACAATCCCATAGCCTCACGCTATTGTAGCCCTCCAAAGACTGCCAATTTACTCTTTAAGAAATACTTTTCAAGCTAGTTAGGAAAAATAAACAGTCTTTTACCCTTGGTTTGGATTCAGGGAAATGGAGAGAAGAGGCTTTAAATTCTCTTATTGGGCATCAAATAGAAGATAGAATTGAAGAGGAATGAAGAGAAATGAGGAAAAATTTTAACCCAAAATATTTCTCACCAAATCAGTGGAAACTGAGAAAATGATTGTTAAAATActtaaagaaagaaaataaaggtATAATAGAGAAATGCAATTCTTTCCTATTCTAATATACTATCcaaactttcttttcttttctcttcattttcctaATTTAATTTCTCTCCATTTCCCCTACCAATTAAAGATCCAAACAAAGGGTTAACGCACATACATACAAACACAATTAAATTATCTTGTGATATCTAATTTTAATTCAGGAAATACAATTAGCAAGCGAAATAATAGTGTTGCAAAGTGATGGTGAAATGGGGATTGAGGCATTGGGTTTGTGATCCGTCAAGACTTcccaaattgaatcaaagaatataaTTAAGCTTTCAGTGTATTCCTCTTCCAACTtgcttttcatttcatttttaatttgggAAATTCAACAAGAAGATTAATTTAAACAGATAAACACCATATTTTCTTCATGACCATTTGGTcaagagaaataaataaataaataaatcaaaccCTAAAGAGAATGCGAAAACGAACAAATCattagaaaattataaaagaaagaaaaccCAGAAAGAAAAAGTAATTACCGCTTGGAGAGCCTGAGAAGGTTTACCCTCGTTAATGAGCTGACGAGCCAATGTGAGCATCTCTTTGACGACATCGTTGGCGACTTGGTGAGGTACAGCCGCCGAAGTCAAAGTCAAAGTCTCTGTATCCGTCATCTGGGTGTCCTTACCGTCCATGGCATCTGGCATTCCAAGCGAACTTCTTATTAGATTTGAATATGCCACGTATCATAAGTTGGTTATGTGGGTGTCTCTttcagtttcttcttcttcttctgcttctgCTTCTCCTCTTTTGTTGAAATAAAAATTCAGAAATGGCTCAATAGATATTTTAGGTTTCTGATAATTGATCCTGATAACCAGACGATTCCAGCAAATTCCACCTCTCTCTTTTGGAAGCTCCTGCTTCAATGGACTCTCTTTCCTTAGTGGGCTTCACTTATTTCAGAATGGGCTAAGGCATAAATAAACTTAATAAAATAATGcagaaatgataaaaaaaaaattcaaactttacatatttttataattttattatgaattttttaaaaaaataaattataatttagtatataaaatttaattattttttttatcaaaagatttgattaaatttataattttaaaataaagtaatttaatcttttatattttaataaatctataaattaattttaatcattaaaattttaatcaaattactaTTAATTCtagtaaaaatatcaaaataacattaattatattttcgatttaaatataatttaatttttaaaattttattttacaaaaaatttaaTTCATGAGATTTAATTAAACTTATAACTTAATTTctgtaatattaaaattaagcatgtaatattaaaattaagcAGTTTAATTATTGATACTTTAATAAATCTAAAAATtagttatataattataattattattaattttctattaaatttagtgaaaataattaaaataactttaattttatttttaatatgaaaataatttaatttttaatattttattttattaataatttactttcttattcatattttatttttaatatttaaaaattaagaaaaataatactttattattaaaaaaatattttattagataataatttatttaaccttaattaaaaagtacataaatttatttaatttaaaacttaattttaaaattatttatctctcAACTGAgggtataaaaatttatttaatcttCTTTCTAGTTATTTTCGTGAGAGACATATGAATCTGATAGCAGGCTATGTGCTGAACTGGGTTACAAAGTATAGGGTTCTTGACGTTGAAGCAGTAGATTTGGGAATGAAGGAACGACATGACAAAGTCCATTAAATGAAAGAGACTTAAAATTGAGATTTATggagaataatatatattttattcaataaataaaatctaacaaaaaaataataatttttttaactatAAATATGCCCTAAGCGGGCAACTATATTAATCTGATTTCTATAATTACTTTGACATTGAAATTCATGTACCTAATTTTATTATATGAATAGGCCTTAATTAAAGTTAGTATCATCTCTAAGCTTTCTCTTTATCATAAATATATAATTgtcattagattttttttttttccaccttAAGTTAGCGAGTTCCAATTGATTCACACAAATTGCTtatgattttttattaaaaaaaaagtgagaaaaaaaaaagtaagtgaAATCATAAGGAAAGTGATATCTGATAATTCAGGATTCAGTTGGTATGTGTGGTATTGACACGAGGATGGGGCTAATGTATAAAGAAAGTGATTGGGGATTTTCAGCTTGGAATGCAAGCCTTAGTTGTGAATCTTTCTAAGTGGACTAGCTTGAGGTAGAATTTAGGTTAGAATCCATTTGACCCCCTTATTCGAGGACACTCCTTATTTATAGAATTGAGGGACTAATATGAATCAGACACGTGTAAAGTTCCCCGCAAGTGGGCTATCTCGATTGAGATCACTTGTCATAAGATCAAATCAAGTGACCTTATTGTTCCGACAACTGTGAAATGTCGGGAAGAGGGAACTAATTGGTCAACAAGTTGGAGTACCACATATCCAACCAATTGAGTTGGGGTAAGTGTACCTGATGACTTGTTAATACAGATGATCTTCTTATT harbors:
- the LOC110651030 gene encoding uncharacterized protein LOC110651030 isoform X1 — translated: MPDAMDGKDTQMTDTETLTLTSAAVPHQVANDVVKEMLTLARQLINEGKPSQALQAVVVAIRTKGGDEAVFQSLNHARELYRNRLQENTAIDQLAAVFAECAIAEVQPSEVEPLPLNVGGPSLDVHANSILADTGRMQIVLDAFSDGSNFICLQCGGLVSNHRRDEHYAYWCCQL
- the LOC110651030 gene encoding uncharacterized protein LOC110651030 isoform X2, with the translated sequence MSSKRCSHWLVSSLTRVNLLRLSKRLEQVVVAIRTKGGDEAVFQSLNHARELYRNRLQENTAIDQLAAVFAECAIAEVQPSEVEPLPLNVGGPSLDVHANSILADTGRMQIVLDAFSDGSNFICLQCGGLVSNHRRDEHYAYWCCQL